AACCGCACTCCCCCCTCTCCTACACGCTCGACGACGCCGTGCGCCGCGCGCGGATGACTTGGCCGGAGCTGCTCGCCGAGGTGCTGCCGGACCAGACGACGCGCGACGCGCTCATCACCGCGCTCGGCATCCGCCCGCCGGCGCCGGAGGAGTAAGGCATGGCGCCCCCCGTCCTGCCGGCTCCGCAATGAGGTTGACGTTGCGCCCGGACAGCCAATAGCCTTCCGCCGGGGAGCCAAGGCGTCCGACTCGGGTTCGTCACACCCTCGGCGTTCCGCGCGAGCATCCCACCCGCCGCGACCACGCGGCCATGCCTGAGGGAACCCTTCCCATGAGCGGAAGCATCCACGACAAGCTGAACCGCGTCCGCAAGCCGCGCGTCCATATCACCTACGAGGTGGAGACCGGGGACGCGCAGATCGTGCGCGAGCTTCCCTTCGTCGTGGGCGTGATGGGCGACTTCTCCGGCGACCCGACGGCGCCGCTGAAGCCGATGAGCGAGCGCAAGTTCACGCAGATCGACCGCGACAACTTCAACGACGTCATGGCGACGATGAACCCGGGCCTGAACCTGAAGGTGGACAACACCCTGGCGGGCGACGGCACGCAGATGGCCGTGAACCTGAAGTTCAACAGCATCGAGGATTTCGAGCCGGCCCGCGTGGCCGCCCAGGTCCCGGCGCTGGCCGCGCTGATGGAGACGCGGTCCAAGCTGCGCGACCTGATGAGCAAGGTGGACCGCTCCGAGGAGCTGGAGACCCTGCTGGAGAAGGTGCTGCGCTCGGACGACGAGCTGAAGTCGCTCTCGGGCGAGCTCGGCCTCGAGAAGAAGGAGGGCTGATCCATGTCCGAGACCTCGTCCTCCCCCTCCGGCGCCTCCGTCACCACCGAGGAGGGCACCGGCCTCCTCGACCAGATCCTGGTGAACACGCGTCAGACCGAGCCCGACCGCGCCCAGGACCTGGTGAAGACCATGGTCGAGCAGGCGCTCTCCGGCACGATCACCTTTGACAAGAACCTCACCCGCACCTTCGACCAGGCGATCGCGGCGATCGACCGCAAGCTCTCCGCCCAGCTGAACGCGGTGATGCACGACCCGAAGTTCCTGAAGCTGGAGGGCTCCTGGCGCGGGCTGCACTACCTCGTGCAGAACTCCGAGACGGGGACGGGGCTGAAGCTGCGGGTGCTGAACGCCAGCAAGCGCGACCTGACCCGCGACCTGACGAAGGCGGTGGAATTCGACCAGAGCCAGCTCTTCAAGAAGATCTACGAGAACGAATTCGGCACGCCGGGCGGCGAGCCCTACGGCGCCCTCATCGGCGACTACGAGTGGACCTCCCACCCGGATGATGTCGAGACGCTGCGGCTGATGTCCAACGTCGCCGCCGGCGCCTTCGCGCCCTTCATCTCCGGCGTCGGCTCCGGGATGTTCGGCTTCAAGGACTGGACCGAGCTCTCCAAGCCGCGCGACCTGGCCAAGATCTTCGAGGGACCGGAATACGCCAAGTGGCGCTCCTTCCGCGAGAGCGAGGACTCCCGCTTCGTCAACCTCGTCATGCCCCGCGTCATCGCGCGCCTGCCCTACGGCGCCGCGACGAAGCCGATCGAGGAGTTCAACTACGAGGAGGCCCCGACGGACGAGGCGGGCACCGCCCGCGCCATGGGCCACAACGACTACTGCTGGTCCAACGCCGCCTACGTCATGGGCGCGCGGCTGACGGATGCCTTCGCCCAGTACGGCTTCTGCACCGCCATTCGCGGCGCGGAGGGCGGGGGCAAGGTGCAGAACCTGCCCGCCCACGTCTTCACCTCGGACGACGGCGACGCGGACACGAAGTGCCCGACGGAGATCGGCATCACCGACCGCCGCGAGTTCGAGCTGTCGAATCTCGGCTTCCTGCCGCTCTGCCACTACAAGAACACGGATTACGCAGTGTTCTTCGGGGCGCAGTCCGCCCAGAAGCCGAAGAAGTACGACAGGCCGGACGCGACGGCGAACGCGGCCATCTCCGCCCGCCTGCCCTACATGATGGCCACCAGCCGCTTCGCGCACTACCTGAAGGTGATGGCGCGCGACAAGATCGGTTCCTTCATGGAGGCGAGCAACGTCGAGGGCTGGCTGAACCGCTGGATCCAGAACTACGTCAACACCAACGAGAATGCGGGCCAGGAGATGAAGGCCCGCTTCCCGCTGCGCCAGGCGAAGGTCGAGGTGAAGGAGATCCCGGGCAAGCCCGGATCCTACAACGCCGTCGCCTACCTGCAGCCCTGGCTGCAGATGGAGGAGCTGACGACGAGCATGCGGATGGTTGCTCGCATCCCGCAGGCCTCCTGACGGCGCACGCCGTTCCAGGACCGTGGCCGAGGACAGCCCGGCCCCCGCCCTCGCCGGCGGGGAGACCGAGCCCGAGGCGGTGCCGCTCCGCGACGCCGTCCTCTCCGGGAGTTTCTTCGGCGCGGGGCACGCGGCGGCGGCTGCCCGCCTCGGGGATTTCACGCAGGGCGGCGGAACCCCGGGCGACCGGCTGAGGGCCTGGTTCGGCGAGGCGGCGGACCGCCTCGTCGCGGGCGGCACCGACGCGATCCGCGCCGCGCTGGACAGGGACATCGCGGCCATCGACGCGCTGCTGGGCGAGCAGCTGGACGCCATTCTCCACGCGGAGCGCCTGCAGGCGCTGGAGGGGCGCTGGCGCGGCCTCGCCTGGCTCGTCCGCGGTGTGGAGCCGGGCCGGCGCGTGAAGGTCCGGGTCCTCAGCATCGCCTGGTCCGAGATCTGCCGCGACCTGGAGCGCGCGCTGGAGTTCGACCAGAGCCGCCTCTTCCGATGGATCTACGAGGAGGAGTTCGGCATCGCCGGCGGCGAGCCCTTCGGGCTCATGGTGATCGACCACCCGCTGCGCCACCGCCCCTCCCCCGCGGCGCCGACGGACGACGTGGGCGCGATGCTGCGCCTCTCCTCCATCGCCGCCGCCGCCTTCTGCCCGATGGTGCTTTCCCTCCACCCCTCCGTGCTGGAGGTGGACAGCTTCGCGCAGCTCGACTCCGTGCAGGACGTCACGGCCCCGCTGAAGGGCCCGATGCACGCCCGGTGGCGGGGCCTCTCCACGCGGCCGGACATGCGCTTCCTCGCCGTCGCCATGCCCCGCCTGCTGGCCCGCCACCCCTGGGCCGACGACCCCGCGCGCACGGACGGCTTCCGCTACCGCGAGTTCGCGCCCGACGCGTCCGGCCGCTGCTGGATGAGCGCCGCCTACGCCTTCGCCGCCAGCGCGCTCCGCGCCTATGCCAGCTTCGCCTGGCCGGCCGATATCCGGGGGGTGGAGACGGATCGCGTCGGTGGCGGCCTCGTGACGGATGTGGCGCCGGAACCCTTCGCCAGCGGCCCGCCCCTGGCCTGGTCCCGCACGGGGCTGGAGCTGCGGCTGGGCGACCGGCAGGAGCGCGCCCTGGTGGAGGCCGGGCTGATGCCCGTCTCCGCCCTGCCCTACTGCGCGGAGATGGTCTTCGGCGCCGTGCGCAGCCTGCAGATGCCCGCCACCCACGCCGGCGGCAACGCGGCGGCCGCGGATGCGAGCGCGCGCCTCTCCTCCCAGGTGAACTCGATCCTCTGCGCCTCCCGCTTCGCCCACTACCTGAAGGTGATGGGCCGCGACATGGTCGGCTCCTTCCAGACCGCCGACGCGATCGAGCGCCGGCTCTCGATTTGGCTGCAGGGCTACGTGAACACCAACCTGGCCAGCACCGGGGAATCCCGCGCGCGCTACCCGCTGGTCGCGGGGGAGGTGCAGGTGCGCGAGCGCGCGGGCCAGCCCGGGGTCTTCAGCTGCGTCGTCCGCCTGCAGCCGCACTACCAGCTGGACGACGTCGCCACCTCCTTCAGCCTCGTCACCGAGCTCACCGCTTCTGGTGGCCGGTGAGGACGGGCGGTAGCTGCGGTGGCGCAACAGGCCGAAGGGTGAGACAGTGCGCCCGGCGCGCGCCGCCGGAATGCCGCAAGGGGAAGTGAGCCATGTCGTCGAGCACGGGACCCGACGCCAAGGGGCAGGACGCGGGGGGCCAGGACGCGGGAAGCCTGTTCCGCGCCGGACGCCTCTCCGACGCCATCGCCGCCGCGAACGCCGCGGTGCGCAAGTCCACCACGAATGTCGGCGCCCGGGTCCTGCTGGCGGAGCTGCTGCTCTTCGCCGGCAACCTGGAGCGGGCGGACGTGATGATGGACGCCACCGGCGACCTCGATCCGATGCTCGGCATGGTCATCGCGGAGTTCCGCCAGCTCATCCGCGGCGAGCAGGCCCGGCGCCAGGTGTTCCGCGACGGCCGGGTGCCGGAGTTCATCGCCGATCCCACCTCGGCCCAGCGATCCGCCCTCGCGGCCCTCACCGCCTTGCGCGCGGGCGCCGCCGAGGAAGCGGGACGGCTGGCCGCGGAGGCGGAGGCTGCGCGGCCGCACCCCGCCGGGACCGCTGCGGGCCAGCGCTTCGACGACCTGCGGGATGCGGACGACATCCTCGCCGCGAGCTTCGAGGTCATCACCACCACCGGCAAGTACTTCTGGATCCCGGCGGAGCGCGTCCTCTCGGTCGAGTTCCACCCGCCCAAGCGCCCGCGGGACCTCTACTGGCGCCGGGCCAGCATGCAGGTCGCGGACGGCCCGGACGGCGACGTGTACATGCCGGCGATCTACCCCTTCGACGCGGCCGACCCCGCGCTGACGGACGAGCTGCGGCTCGGGCGCGCGACGGACTGGCAGCAGGCCGGCGAGGCCGCCCCCGTGCGCGGGGTGGGCGCCGTGACCCTGCTGCTGGGGGAGGAGGCCGCGACCCTGATGGAGCTGGAAACCCTCGTCTTCGACGGGCGGGAATGAGCGGCGCGCGCGACACCGACACGCTGGACGGCACCTGGCGCGGGGAGAGGGGCCGGGCGCAGCTCCCGCTCCTCGACCGGCTGACGGATGCCGAGCCGGACCGGCCGGCCGACCCGCCGATGAGCGCCGCCGCGGCGCTGGCGGTGCTGCGCGCCAGCGTGCGGTCCGACCTGGAGGCGCTGCTGAACACGCGCCGCCGCTGGCGCAGCTGGGACCCGGCCCTGACCCATCTCGACCAGTCCCCGATCGGGTGGGGGCTGCCGGATTTCGCCGGCGGGGCCTTCAACGACCCCCGGAAGCGGGAGGCGCTGCGGCGCGAGGTGGAGACCTGCATCCGCCGCTTCGAGCCGCGCTTCGCCAGCGTGACCGTGACGCTGGACGGGCCGGCCGAGGAGCTCTCGGCGACGCTGCGGCTGCGCGTCGACGCCCTGCTGCACGCGGAGCCGGCGCCGGAGCCGATCTCCTTCCGCACCCTGCTCGACGCCAACACGACGGATTTTACCGTCTTCGCGCCCGAGGGCTGATCTCCGTGTCGGACGCGCTTCTGCCCTACTACAACCGGGAGCTGGACGCGCTGCGCCGGCTGGCGGCGGAGTTCGCGGAGACCTATCCCAAGATCGCCGGCCGGCTGCGCCTGAGCCGGGACGCGGTGGACGACCCCCACGTGGCCCGGCTGCTGGAGGGCGTGGCCTTCCTCGGCGCCCGCGTGCAGCACCGGCTGGACGACGAGTTCCCGGAGCTGACGGACGCGCTGCTCTCGGTCCTCTACCCCCACTACCTCGCGCCCATGCCATCGGCCGCCATCATCCGCCTCGCGGCCGACCCGGAGCTGACCGGACCGGCCCGGCTGCCCGCGGGCCTCGCGATCGAGACGGAGCCGGTGCGCGGCGAGACCTGCGCCTTCCGCACGGCCTATCCCGTCACGCTCTGGCCGGTGGAGATCGACGCGGTGCGCCTCTCCGGCATGCCGCTCCCCGCCCCGCCGAACCCGACCGCGGCGCAGGCCGCCGGCGTGCTGCGGATCAGCCTGCGCTGCGCCAACCCCGCCATGACCTTCTCGCAGCTCGGGGTGGACAGGCTGCGCTTCTTCCTGCGCGGGGAGAACGGGGCGGGGCTGATGGAGCTGATCCTCGCGCACGGGATCTCGGTGGCCGTCGCGGACGGGCCGGCGGACCCGAACCCCGTCATCCTACCGCCCACCGTCCTGCAGGCCGTGGGCTTCGCGCCCGAGGAGGCGCTGCTGCCCTGGCCCGCGCGCTCCTTCTCCGGGTTCCGGCTGCTGAGCGAGTACTTCGCCGCGCGGGAGAAGTTCCTCTTCATCGACATCCTGCGCCTGGACGCGAAGACGCTGCTCTCGGCGGGGAACCGGATGGAGGTCTTCGTCTACCTGGACCGGCTGCCGGCGGAGCTGGAGCGGACGGTGGATGCGGGCAGCCTCGCGCTCGGCTGCACGCCGATGGTGAACCTCTTTCCCCAGCGCTGCGAGCCGATCGCGCTGGACAGCACCACGATCGAGTACCGCATCGTCCCCGACGCCCGCCGCCCCTCCGCGCTGGAGGTCTGGTCGGTGGAGCGGGTGCGGGAAGGCCTTCCCGGCGGCGGCTTCCGGCGCTGGGAGCCCTTCTACCGGCTGACGCGGGAGGAGGCGCCGGGTGGGGAGGCCGAGGGGGAGCCGGGCGGCACCTACGGCACCGCGCGCCGGCCCGCGCCGGGGCGGGTGCGCGGCAGCGAGGTCTTCCTCCTGCCCCACGACCCCGCCTTCGACGCGGAGCGGGAGGGCGACGTCGTGCTCTCCGTCGATGCCCTCTGCTGCAACCGGGACCTGCCGGCCGCCCTGCCCTTCGGCGGCGGCCGCCCCGCGCTGCGGCTGGTGGAGGGGCTGGCGGTCGTGACCGGCCTCACCTGCCTCACTGCCCCCACCAGCACCATGCGGATGCCGCTGCGGGAGCGCGGGGCCTGGCGGCTCATCTCCCACCTCTCTCTCGGCCATCTCAGCGTCGTCGGCGGCGCGGAGGCGGCGAAGGCCCTGGCGGAGGTGCTGCGCCTCTATGACGGGCGCGACACGGCGGAGACGCGCGCCTCCATCCGCGCCCTGCTGGACGTCACCTCCGCCCCCGGCACGGCCCGCGTGCCCGGCGCGCGGGCGGGCGGCTTCTGCCGCGGGCTGGACGTGACCCTGACCTGGGACGACCAGCTCTGGTCTACGGGCGGTCTCTTCCTTCTCGCCTCCGTGCTGGAGCGGTTCCTGGCGCTGCACGCCACGGTGAACTCCTTCGTCCGCACCCGCGCCGTGCTGCGCGGCCGCCCCGGTACCGCCGCGGCCTGGCCGGCGCGCGCGGGCCGGCAGGTGCTGCTGTGATCCCCCCCTCCCCCCGCACCCGCGGGCGGAGCGCGCTGGCCCGGCTCCTCGCCGATCCCCGCCGCTTCACCTTCGACGCTGCGGTGCGCGTGCTCGGCTTCGCCCGCCGCCAGCCCGACCCGGCGGAGGCCGCGCGCTTCGTCGGCCTCAGCGGCGCCGCCTATCCCGGCAGCGAGGTAACGGGGGTGGAGGACCCGCGCCGGCCGGGCGCACCGCGCGTCGCCGTGGGG
This genomic window from Pararoseomonas sp. SCSIO 73927 contains:
- the tssE gene encoding type VI secretion system baseplate subunit TssE, which produces MSGARDTDTLDGTWRGERGRAQLPLLDRLTDAEPDRPADPPMSAAAALAVLRASVRSDLEALLNTRRRWRSWDPALTHLDQSPIGWGLPDFAGGAFNDPRKREALRREVETCIRRFEPRFASVTVTLDGPAEELSATLRLRVDALLHAEPAPEPISFRTLLDANTTDFTVFAPEG
- the tssF gene encoding type VI secretion system baseplate subunit TssF; this encodes MSDALLPYYNRELDALRRLAAEFAETYPKIAGRLRLSRDAVDDPHVARLLEGVAFLGARVQHRLDDEFPELTDALLSVLYPHYLAPMPSAAIIRLAADPELTGPARLPAGLAIETEPVRGETCAFRTAYPVTLWPVEIDAVRLSGMPLPAPPNPTAAQAAGVLRISLRCANPAMTFSQLGVDRLRFFLRGENGAGLMELILAHGISVAVADGPADPNPVILPPTVLQAVGFAPEEALLPWPARSFSGFRLLSEYFAAREKFLFIDILRLDAKTLLSAGNRMEVFVYLDRLPAELERTVDAGSLALGCTPMVNLFPQRCEPIALDSTTIEYRIVPDARRPSALEVWSVERVREGLPGGGFRRWEPFYRLTREEAPGGEAEGEPGGTYGTARRPAPGRVRGSEVFLLPHDPAFDAEREGDVVLSVDALCCNRDLPAALPFGGGRPALRLVEGLAVVTGLTCLTAPTSTMRMPLRERGAWRLISHLSLGHLSVVGGAEAAKALAEVLRLYDGRDTAETRASIRALLDVTSAPGTARVPGARAGGFCRGLDVTLTWDDQLWSTGGLFLLASVLERFLALHATVNSFVRTRAVLRGRPGTAAAWPARAGRQVLL
- a CDS encoding type VI secretion system accessory protein TagJ is translated as MSSSTGPDAKGQDAGGQDAGSLFRAGRLSDAIAAANAAVRKSTTNVGARVLLAELLLFAGNLERADVMMDATGDLDPMLGMVIAEFRQLIRGEQARRQVFRDGRVPEFIADPTSAQRSALAALTALRAGAAEEAGRLAAEAEAARPHPAGTAAGQRFDDLRDADDILAASFEVITTTGKYFWIPAERVLSVEFHPPKRPRDLYWRRASMQVADGPDGDVYMPAIYPFDAADPALTDELRLGRATDWQQAGEAAPVRGVGAVTLLLGEEAATLMELETLVFDGRE
- the tssC gene encoding type VI secretion system contractile sheath large subunit, which gives rise to MSETSSSPSGASVTTEEGTGLLDQILVNTRQTEPDRAQDLVKTMVEQALSGTITFDKNLTRTFDQAIAAIDRKLSAQLNAVMHDPKFLKLEGSWRGLHYLVQNSETGTGLKLRVLNASKRDLTRDLTKAVEFDQSQLFKKIYENEFGTPGGEPYGALIGDYEWTSHPDDVETLRLMSNVAAGAFAPFISGVGSGMFGFKDWTELSKPRDLAKIFEGPEYAKWRSFRESEDSRFVNLVMPRVIARLPYGAATKPIEEFNYEEAPTDEAGTARAMGHNDYCWSNAAYVMGARLTDAFAQYGFCTAIRGAEGGGKVQNLPAHVFTSDDGDADTKCPTEIGITDRREFELSNLGFLPLCHYKNTDYAVFFGAQSAQKPKKYDRPDATANAAISARLPYMMATSRFAHYLKVMARDKIGSFMEASNVEGWLNRWIQNYVNTNENAGQEMKARFPLRQAKVEVKEIPGKPGSYNAVAYLQPWLQMEELTTSMRMVARIPQAS
- the tssC gene encoding type VI secretion system contractile sheath large subunit, with product MAEDSPAPALAGGETEPEAVPLRDAVLSGSFFGAGHAAAAARLGDFTQGGGTPGDRLRAWFGEAADRLVAGGTDAIRAALDRDIAAIDALLGEQLDAILHAERLQALEGRWRGLAWLVRGVEPGRRVKVRVLSIAWSEICRDLERALEFDQSRLFRWIYEEEFGIAGGEPFGLMVIDHPLRHRPSPAAPTDDVGAMLRLSSIAAAAFCPMVLSLHPSVLEVDSFAQLDSVQDVTAPLKGPMHARWRGLSTRPDMRFLAVAMPRLLARHPWADDPARTDGFRYREFAPDASGRCWMSAAYAFAASALRAYASFAWPADIRGVETDRVGGGLVTDVAPEPFASGPPLAWSRTGLELRLGDRQERALVEAGLMPVSALPYCAEMVFGAVRSLQMPATHAGGNAAAADASARLSSQVNSILCASRFAHYLKVMGRDMVGSFQTADAIERRLSIWLQGYVNTNLASTGESRARYPLVAGEVQVRERAGQPGVFSCVVRLQPHYQLDDVATSFSLVTELTASGGR
- the tssB gene encoding type VI secretion system contractile sheath small subunit → MSGSIHDKLNRVRKPRVHITYEVETGDAQIVRELPFVVGVMGDFSGDPTAPLKPMSERKFTQIDRDNFNDVMATMNPGLNLKVDNTLAGDGTQMAVNLKFNSIEDFEPARVAAQVPALAALMETRSKLRDLMSKVDRSEELETLLEKVLRSDDELKSLSGELGLEKKEG